The following coding sequences are from one Frigoribacterium sp. Leaf415 window:
- a CDS encoding glycoside hydrolase family 78 protein, protein MSTTVTDLRVEHTREALGLGTPRPRLSWQLDGPTGWRQESVEIALESGARRVATAVISTRDQVLVPWPFADLASRQRVQVRVRVSGADGSVSPWSASTALEAGLLAPSDWQARPVGGSWDEEAGTDRRPARVRRSFELDGDVVSARLYATAHGVFEAELNGTRVGSDELSPGWTSYGSRLRYRTHDVTDLLVAGENVLGAWLGDGWYRGRLGFNGGYHDLYGTDLAFLAQLEVELADGRRVVVATDDRWEAQASPISFSGLYDGERHDLRLDDDAWSSVGGDGRGWTPVTVGERDPRTLVAPEQPPVRCTDELTPVAHRITPRGTVVLDFGQNLVGRLRITVDGEAGRVVTLRHAEVLQDGELYRRTLRLAAAEDVVTLRGDGPVTWEPRFTVHGFRYAEIEGWPGEFDPTAVVARVLHTDMERTGWFSCSDPGLERLHENVLWSTRGNFVDIPTDCPQRDERLGWTGDIQVFAPTASFLYDCSGMLGSWLQDLAVDQLPDGTVPWFVPRIPGGPSWEPIEPGAVWGDAAVLTPWTLYERFGDAGVLARQWDSAKAWVDLIVSRAGEDRIWDEGFQLGDWLDPAAPPDDPADALTDRHLVATAYLYWSTRHLAMTARVLGRTADATHYDTVADEVRVAFVGRYTDGRGRTTSDAQTALGLALEFGLVRGDDARTAGDRLAELVTAAGNRIATGFAGTPVVAPALTGAGHVDRAYDLVLERSCPSWLYTVDMGGTTIWERWDSMLPDGTVNPGEMTSFNHYALGAVADWMHATVAGLAPAAPGWRRVRFAPRPGGGLTHASGRHLSPYGEVSAAWRLAGEAFHLTVTLPVGTTGEVSLPDGTVLEVGHGRHELTCPVAEEVGTA, encoded by the coding sequence ATGAGCACGACGGTCACCGACCTCCGCGTCGAGCACACTCGTGAGGCCCTGGGTCTCGGCACTCCGCGTCCCCGTCTGAGCTGGCAGCTCGACGGGCCGACCGGCTGGCGACAGGAGTCCGTCGAGATCGCCCTCGAGTCCGGTGCGCGACGAGTGGCCACGGCCGTCATCTCGACGCGCGATCAGGTGCTCGTGCCCTGGCCCTTCGCCGACCTCGCATCGAGGCAGCGTGTCCAGGTGCGCGTCCGGGTCTCGGGCGCCGATGGCTCGGTGTCGCCGTGGAGCGCCTCGACGGCCCTCGAGGCCGGCCTCCTGGCACCGTCCGACTGGCAGGCCCGGCCGGTGGGCGGCTCGTGGGACGAGGAGGCGGGTACCGACCGGCGGCCCGCCCGGGTCCGGCGCTCGTTCGAGCTCGACGGCGATGTCGTCTCGGCCCGGCTCTACGCCACGGCCCACGGTGTGTTCGAGGCCGAACTGAACGGCACACGGGTCGGCTCGGACGAACTCTCGCCGGGATGGACCTCGTACGGCAGCCGCCTGCGGTACCGCACCCACGACGTCACCGACCTCCTGGTCGCCGGCGAGAACGTCCTCGGGGCGTGGCTCGGCGACGGCTGGTACCGGGGACGACTCGGCTTCAACGGCGGGTACCACGACCTCTACGGGACCGATCTCGCGTTCCTGGCCCAGCTCGAGGTCGAACTCGCCGACGGAAGGCGCGTGGTCGTCGCGACGGACGACCGGTGGGAGGCGCAAGCGAGTCCGATCTCGTTCAGTGGGCTCTACGACGGTGAACGCCACGACCTCCGCCTCGACGATGACGCCTGGTCCTCCGTCGGGGGCGACGGCCGGGGATGGACCCCTGTGACCGTGGGGGAGCGCGACCCCCGGACTCTCGTCGCGCCCGAGCAGCCCCCGGTGCGCTGCACCGACGAACTGACCCCCGTGGCGCACCGGATCACCCCGCGGGGCACCGTCGTGCTCGACTTCGGGCAGAACCTCGTCGGTCGACTCCGCATCACGGTCGACGGCGAGGCAGGTCGGGTCGTGACTCTGCGTCACGCCGAGGTGCTGCAGGACGGGGAGCTCTACCGACGCACCCTGCGGCTGGCCGCCGCCGAGGACGTCGTCACGTTGCGCGGTGACGGGCCGGTCACCTGGGAGCCCCGCTTCACCGTCCACGGCTTCCGATACGCCGAGATCGAGGGCTGGCCGGGTGAGTTCGATCCGACCGCGGTGGTCGCCCGCGTGCTGCACACCGACATGGAGCGGACGGGCTGGTTCTCGTGCTCCGACCCCGGTCTCGAACGCCTCCACGAGAACGTGCTCTGGAGCACCCGGGGCAACTTCGTCGACATCCCGACGGACTGTCCCCAGCGGGACGAACGACTCGGCTGGACGGGTGACATCCAGGTCTTCGCGCCCACCGCCTCCTTCCTGTACGACTGCTCGGGCATGCTCGGCTCCTGGCTGCAGGACCTCGCCGTCGACCAGCTTCCCGACGGCACGGTGCCCTGGTTCGTGCCGCGCATCCCCGGCGGCCCCTCGTGGGAGCCGATCGAGCCGGGGGCCGTCTGGGGTGACGCCGCGGTGCTGACGCCCTGGACCCTCTACGAGCGCTTCGGCGACGCGGGGGTACTGGCTCGCCAGTGGGACTCCGCCAAGGCCTGGGTCGACCTGATCGTCTCGAGGGCCGGTGAGGACCGGATCTGGGACGAGGGCTTCCAACTCGGCGACTGGCTCGACCCCGCTGCGCCTCCGGACGACCCGGCCGACGCGCTGACCGACCGCCACCTTGTCGCGACGGCATACCTCTACTGGTCGACCCGGCACCTCGCGATGACCGCACGGGTCCTCGGGAGGACCGCCGACGCGACCCACTACGACACCGTCGCCGACGAGGTGCGGGTCGCGTTCGTCGGTCGCTACACCGACGGCCGGGGTCGCACGACGAGCGATGCGCAGACCGCCCTCGGCCTCGCCCTCGAGTTCGGGCTCGTCCGAGGAGACGACGCCCGGACGGCCGGCGACCGTCTCGCCGAACTCGTCACCGCCGCCGGCAACCGCATCGCCACGGGTTTCGCGGGGACACCCGTCGTGGCTCCGGCCTTGACCGGGGCGGGGCACGTGGACCGGGCCTACGACCTGGTGCTCGAGCGCTCGTGCCCCTCGTGGCTGTACACGGTGGACATGGGTGGCACGACGATCTGGGAGCGCTGGGACAGCATGCTGCCCGACGGAACGGTCAATCCCGGAGAGATGACGAGCTTCAACCATTACGCGCTCGGTGCCGTGGCCGACTGGATGCACGCGACCGTCGCGGGCCTCGCGCCCGCGGCGCCCGGGTGGCGACGCGTGAGGTTCGCTCCACGCCCGGGCGGGGGACTCACGCACGCGTCCGGCCGACACCTCTCGCCGTACGGCGAGGTCTCGGCGGCCTGGCGACTGGCGGGCGAGGCGTTCCACCTGACGGTGACGCTGCCCGTGGGGACCACCGGGGAGGTCTCGTTGCCGGACGGGACCGTTCTCGAGG
- a CDS encoding carbohydrate ABC transporter permease has translation MTSVDTSLPPAATPLRRPAPRRRRAPRRRLGQVVSGVLVAFLLVIVLGPLVWMLLGSFKTQTEFLEQPVWALPRQWNLDNYVFAWTQGNFAQYALNSVLTVFPSLLLVLLFGSMAGFALEVLVWKGRGAILITFLAGIMVPTQMILLPLFAAYFRLGLTGTLWPLLITYTATSLPLAVFLMATFFRAVPREIFEAATLDGAGLIRSFFLVGLPMVRNALFTVGLVQFFMLWNDLLIALTFTNSGSLRTLQVGLLNFTGQFGSVQYGPLFAAICLNVGAILVIYLFLNKQVQKGLTAGAVKG, from the coding sequence ATGACCTCAGTCGACACCTCCCTCCCTCCCGCGGCCACGCCCCTTCGTCGTCCCGCACCGCGTCGGCGTCGGGCCCCGCGACGACGCCTCGGGCAGGTCGTCAGCGGCGTGCTCGTGGCGTTCCTCCTCGTCATCGTCCTGGGGCCGCTCGTCTGGATGCTGCTCGGCTCGTTCAAGACGCAGACCGAGTTCCTCGAACAGCCCGTCTGGGCCCTGCCCCGGCAATGGAATCTCGACAACTACGTCTTCGCGTGGACTCAGGGCAACTTCGCGCAGTACGCGCTCAACTCCGTCCTGACGGTCTTCCCGTCGTTGCTGCTCGTGCTGCTCTTCGGCTCGATGGCCGGCTTCGCCCTCGAGGTCCTCGTGTGGAAGGGACGCGGGGCGATCCTCATCACGTTCCTCGCCGGCATCATGGTGCCGACCCAGATGATCCTGTTGCCGTTGTTCGCGGCGTACTTCCGTCTCGGCCTCACCGGCACACTGTGGCCGCTGCTCATCACGTACACCGCGACGAGCCTGCCTCTGGCGGTCTTCCTCATGGCGACGTTCTTCCGCGCCGTCCCCCGCGAGATCTTCGAGGCAGCGACCCTCGACGGCGCCGGACTCATCCGGTCGTTCTTCCTCGTCGGGCTGCCCATGGTGCGGAATGCGCTCTTCACCGTCGGGCTGGTGCAGTTCTTCATGCTCTGGAACGACCTTCTGATCGCGCTGACCTTCACCAATTCGGGATCGCTCCGCACGCTGCAGGTCGGCCTGCTGAACTTCACGGGCCAGTTCGGATCGGTGCAGTACGGACCGCTCTTCGCAGCCATCTGCCTCAACGTCGGGGCGATCCTCGTGATCTACCTGTTCCTCAACAAGCAAGTGCAGAAGGGTCTGACCGCAGGGGCGGTCAAGGGATGA